The following proteins come from a genomic window of Salvia hispanica cultivar TCC Black 2014 chromosome 4, UniMelb_Shisp_WGS_1.0, whole genome shotgun sequence:
- the LOC125220996 gene encoding uncharacterized protein LOC125220996, translated as MPLRRNNRQPTPPPSSEESVTQSIQTPPPPPPPVNREIVKLFLEQKPPVFDGLGEPAKAESWIRAIERIFAILGCNDRERMSCVTHQLTEAADFWWDTRPNTLARDQVEAMTWEDFKTELYNKYVPKSYRKAKASEFHNLTQGRMTVTEYDRALNSMTRYAPDQVDTDEKLSDKFREGLRSEINMSLASRGRLTYAKALTLALDIEAAMPRERAKENSTPSLPPSHHSREKRKWEDARTNVVKCYTCGGNGHFSRECANNKVGSGSRQNDQGSRQQSRAPQNESRGNRDPSSRQQQPHRPRLPPQARAFALEQKKPKKEQDDREKGNLTGMGEILDTPVVVLFDTGASHSFISELCVHTLGLPTSESKHRMMVSSPVGGMIEISRTCSNIEIVMGELKLVAHDLQVMAMRDTDVILGMDWLAANFATIRCKERQISLQAPGREPIVYHGISMNQRTAIISALQATAMMRKGRPAYLVYLHGDENDERRVEDVAVVREFPDVFPKCYLDRRRIDN; from the exons ATGCCGCTAAGACGCAATAACCGTCAACCGACACCTCCGCCTTCGAGCGAGGAGAGTGTGACGCAGTCAATTCAGACACCGCCGCCTCCCCCACCCCCGGTTAATCGGGAAATAGTGAAGCTGTTCTTGGAGCAGAAACCACCTGTGTTTGATGGACTTGGAGAACCGGCCAAGGCCGAATCATGGATCCGCGCAATAGAACGTATCTTCGCAATCTTGGGATGCAATGATAGGGAACGGATGAGTTGCGTTACTCACCAACTAACCGAGGCAGCCGACTTTTGGTGGGATACTAGACCGAATACCCTGGCGCGAGACCAAGTAGAAGCAATGACGTGGGAAGATTTCAAGACTGAATTGTACAACAAGTATGTGCCGAAGAGCTACCGGAAAGCAAAGGCATCCGAGTTCCATAATTTGACTCAAGGACGCATGACTGTGACCGAGTACGATCGAGCGCTCAACAGCATGACCCGATACGCCCCTGATCAAGTCGACACTGACGAGAAGTTGTCTGACAAGTTCCGCGAGGGACTAAGGTCCGAGATAAATATGTCGTTGGCCAGTCGAGGGAGACTCACCTACGCTAAAGCTCTGACACTCGCATTGGATATTGAAGCAGCGATGCCTAGAGAGAGAGCCAAGGAGAACTCTACACCGTCCTTACCCCCATCACATCACTCCCGGGAGAAGAGGAAGTGGGAGGATGCTAGGact AACGTCGTCAAGTGCTACACCTGCGGAGGAAACGGCCACTTCTCTAGGGAGTGTGCAAATAACAAGGTAGGATCGGGATCAAGGCAGAACGATCAAGGATCCCGTCAGCAATCGAGGGCACCGCAAAATGAATCAAGAGGAAATCGCGACCCATCGTCGCGGCAACAACAACCTCACCGCCCAAGACTTCCTCCACAAGCTAGAGCGTTCGCGCTGGAACAAAAGAAGCCGAAGAAAGAGCAAGATGATCGTGAGAAAGGAAACTTGACAGGTATGGGCGAAATTCTCGATACCCCCGTTGTTGTGTTATTTGACACGGGCGCATCGCATTCATTTATATCTGAGCTATGTGTGCACACTTTGGGCTTGCCTACTAGCGAATCTAAACATAGAATGATGGTGTCCTCACCAGTAGGaggaatgatagaaatatctaGAACATGCTCGAACATAGAAATTGTTATGGGAGAACTTAAGTTAGTCGCTCACGACCTGCAAGTTATGGCGATGAGAGATACCGACGTAATCCTAGGAATGGACTGGTTGGCCGCGAATTTCGCGACGATTCGTTGTAAGGAGAGACAAATATCTCTACAAGCTCCGGGAAGGGAACCCATCGTGTATCATGGAATCTCGATGAACCAACGAACCGCGATAATCTCTGCACTGCAAGCTACCGCGATGATGAGAAAGGGGCGACCTGCCTATCTCGTCTATCTTCACGGCGATGAGAATGATGAAAGAAGAGTGGAAGACGTCGCTGTTGTGCGGGAATTTCCAGACGTTTTTCCGAAGTGTTACCTGGACCGCCGCCGGATCGACAATTAG
- the LOC125185315 gene encoding ethylene-insensitive protein 2 has translation MEYETLVTDYQPSSRGRVLAAIGPVLWIAVSYVDPGKWAASIEGGARIGFDLSLLVLLVNCAAILCQYLSARIAIATGKNLAQICSEEYNDFTCILLGIQAELSMIVLDLTMILGTAYGLNAVLGVDLFNCVFLTGFDAILFPFLASFLGNPKAKILSICLACFVLASFGSGVFVTQSETSYSMGGILNKLTGENVYTLMSIVGANIMPHNLYLHSSIVQVEGQIDVSKEALCHDHFFATLCIFSGIFLVNSMLVNSAASVFYSSGIISLTSQDALSLLDQGFRSMLASVALIFIMFVSNQLVAVSWCLGRQVTTPDFFRLEIPDWLHRATIRIIAIIPALFCVWNSGAEGIFQLLIFTQVVVALLLPSSVIPLFRVASSRSIMGVHKNSLPVEFFALVSFIGMLGLKIVFVIELVFGSSDWVVSLRWNIGSSVPISYIILLKVALASLCLTLWLAITPLKSASSGVDTQALKWDSQVAVIDPSVEIAPTEVSDRQHRLEKCVEKQETALSSEMFTGSHQNLRVPTPDLSLPESLLDSEVNLTTIEENTSDSTFSKPAPGNPEAPASISESSFPGSGVIDKSESSVDVDLSTESKDVAEKMLKIEGDIQDEKDYESDKWKPHESIKDVSESGLSSDGPGSFRSIGGKNDDVGSGAGSLSRIAGLGRAARRQLTAILDEFWGQLFDFHGQVTHEAKAKKLDVLLGVDSKGDSKSSLASVKLESISKDSTGYIPSPGGRGPDLLRTPSFFNSYMQHIGQSNIASPPGVQQGSPMWSNQMHLIDAYVRTPNHNTLDNSERRYHSVHIPSSSDGLGQQPATIHGYDISSYLGQMPKEKGSEYQKSQLESLKQTSVPSVKSNSIDSYGRPSGQKPQNGLRKPPGFHNVPAVARINSLKSERPFQDIRVHEPVDYNNNSPNVKKFYSMPDISGLYIPHRNSPDKSSQRDNSISRPAREPMSSSASSWVGTALGFNEYSPPKVCRDAFSLQFNSGSGAGSLWSKQPYEQFGVADKSPSKAPEAASLIEMEAKLLQSFRSCTSRLLKLEGSEWLFRQNDGADEDLIDRVAVKERILYDAETRTVDRKLSTVMRIDETDRSKSMSVPNCGDGCVWRVDLVLSFGVWCIHRILELSLMESRPELWGKYTYVLNRLQGIIDPAFSKPRSPMTPCFCLQFPEGYQQKSSPSVSNGSLPPPSKLGRGKFTTAAMLLDMVKDVELAISCRKGRTGTAAGDVAFPKGKENLASVLKRYKRRLSNKPVGEKAEAGQGLRKVAGLSSPLSSPQGL, from the exons atggaatatgagacACTGGTAACTGATTATCAGCCAAGTTCTAGAGGGCGGGTGCTTGCTGCTATTGGACCGGTGCTTTGGATTGCTGTCAGCTATGTAGACCCAGGGAAATGGGCAGCATCTATTGAGGGAGGTGCTCGGATTGGTTTTGACTTATCCTTGCTGGTGCTTTTGGTAAACTGTGCCGCTATTTTATGTCAGTACCTCTCTGCACGCATAGCAATTGCAACTGGAAAGAATCTTGCACAG ATTTGCAGCGAGGAATACAATGATTTCACATGCATACTTTTAGGAATTCAAGCAGAGCTCTCAATGATCGTGTTAGATCTCACAATG ATCCTGGGTACTGCTTATGGCCTTAATGCTGTCCTTGGAGTTGACCTATTTAATTGTGTTTTCTTGACTGGCTTTGATGCCATTCTGTTTCCGTTTCTTGCTAGCTTCCTT GGAAATCCCAAGGCAAAGATCTTATCCATATGTTTGGCATGCTTTGTATTGGCATCTTTTGGCTCGGGAGTTTTTGTAACTCAATCAGAAACCTCGTACTCCATGGGTGGGATTCTTAATAAGCTGACTGGAGAAAATGTGTACACACTCATGAGCATCGTTGGAGCAAATATCATGCCCCACAACCTATACCTCCATTCTTCTATTGTACAG GTTGAGGGGCAAATAGATGTTTCTAAAGAGGCATTATGTCATGACCATTTTTTTGCCACTTTGTGCATCTTCAGTGGAATTTTCCTGGTGAACTCCATGCTAGTGAACTCAGCTGCCAGTGTGTTTTATAGTAGTGGAATAATTTCACTCACTTCGCAGGATGCATTATCATTACTCGACCAG GGATTTCGAAGTATGTTAGCTTCAGTTGCTTTAATATTCATCATGTTTGTCTCCAATCAACTTGTAGCTGTATCTTGGTGTTTGGGAAGGCAAGTGACCACCCCTGATTTCTTCAGATTGGAGATTCCGGATTGGCTTCACCGGGCCACCATCAGAATAATTGCCATAATTCCAGCTCTTTTTTGTGTTTGGAATTCAGGAGCTGAAGGTATATTTCAACTCCTGATCTTTACACAGGTTGTGGTTGCTCTTCTGCTTCCATCTTCTGTCATCCCTTTATTTCGAGTGGCTTCTTCCCGATCGATTATGGGAGTCCACAAAAATTCTCTTCCGGTGGAATTCTTTGCTCTTGTCTCCTTCATTGGCATGCTGGGGTTGAAGATTGTGTTTGTCATTGAACTGGTATTTGGAAGTAGCGATTGGGTTGTTAGTTTAAGGTGGAACATTGGAAGTAGTGTACCTATTTCATATATCATTCTTCTGAAAGTTGCTCTTGCCTCCTTGTGTTTGACACTTTGGCTGGCGATTACTCCATTGAAGTCTGCAAGTTCTGGTGTAGATACACAGGCATTGAAGTGGGATAGCCAAGTTGCTGTCATTGATCCATCTGTAGAGATAGCCCCAACTGAAGTTAGTGATCGCCAACATCGACTGGAAAAGTGTGTAGAAAAGCAGGAAACTGCCTTATCATCTGAGATGTTCACTGGGAGCCATCAGAACTTACGGGTTCCAACTCCAGATCTGAGTTTGCCTGAAAGTCTTCTGGATTCTGAGGTAAATCTAACAACAATTGAGGAGAATACATCTGATAGTACATTTTCAAAGCCTGCTCCTGGTAATCCTGAGGCACCAGCAAGCATTTCTGAATCTTCCTTTCCTGGTTCTGGTGTGATTGATAAAAGTGAATCATCAGTTGATGTTGACTTGAGCACAGAATCAAAAGACGTGGCGGAGAAGATGTTGAAAATTGAGGGAGATATCCAGGATGAGAAGGACTATGAATCAGATAAATGGAAGCCCCACGAGTCAATCAAAGATGTTTCTGAGAGTGGCCTGTCCTCAGATGGTCCGGGATCTTTCAGAAGTATTGGTGGAAAAAATGATGACGTGGGAAGTGGTGCAGGAAGTCTGTCAAGAATAGCAGGGTTAGGCCGTGCTGCAAGGCGCCAGTTAACTGCCATACTTGATGAGTTCTGGGGGCAGCTGTTTGATTTCCATGGACAAGTTACACATGAAGCCAAGGCTAAGAAATTGGATGTTTTGTTGGGGGTTGATTCTAAGGGAGACTCAAAGTCTTCATTGGCTTCAGTTAAACTTGAAAGCATCAGTAAAGATTCTACTGGATATATCCCTTCTCCTGGTGGTAGAGGACCTGATCTTTTAAGAACTCCTAGCTTTTTCAATTCTTACATGCAACATATCGGACAAAGTAACATTGCATCACCTCCTGGGGTTCAACAGGGGTCACCAATGTGGTCTAACCAAATGCATCTGATAGATGCATATGTGAGAACTCCCAACCACAACACCCTCGACAATAGTGAGAGGCGCTATCACAGTGTGCATATCCCATCATCATCTGATGGTCTTGGTCAACAACCAGCAACTATTCATGGTTATGATATATCATCATATCTGGGTCAAATGCCTAAGGAAAAAGGTTCTGAATATCAGAAAAGCCAGTTGGAGTCATTAAAACAAACATCGGTACCCTCAGTTAAATCAAACTCTATAGATTCGTATGGTCGACCGTCAGGGCAGAAGCCACAAAATGGGCTGCGCAAGCCACCAGGTTTTCACAATGTTCCCGCTGTCGCTCGAATCAATTCATTAAAATCTGAGAGACCTTTTCAGGACATTAGAGTTCATGAACCCGTGGATTACAATAATAACTCGCCCAATGTGAAGAAATTTTACAGCATGCCAGATATATCTGGACTCTATATCCCTCATCGAAATTCCCCTGATAAAAGCTCTCAAAGGGATAATTCAATTAGCCGCCCAGCTCGAGAGCCGATGAGTTCAAGTGCTTCTTCATGGGTTGGCACTGCATTAGGATTTAATGAATATTCTCCTCCAAAGGTTTGTAGAGATGCTTTTTCGTTGCAATTCAATTCTGGTTCAGGTGCTGGTTCGTTGTGGTCTAAGCAGCCTTATGAACAATTTGGCGTGGCTGATAAGTCACCCTCAAAAGCTCCAGAGGCTGCATCACTTATTGAAATGGAAGCGAAGCTTCTGCAGTCTTTTAGAAGTTGCACCTCGAGACTTCTGAAGTTGGAAGGATCTGAGTGGTTGTTCCGACAGAATGATGGAGCTGATGAGGACCTCATTGATCGAGTAGCTGTAAAGGAGAGAATCCTCTATGATGCCGAAACTAGGACTGTGGACAGAAAGCTTAGTACTGTCATGAGAATCGATGAAACAGACCGGTCAAAGTCTATGTCAGTTCCTAATTGTGGTGATGGATGTGTTTGGCGGGTAGATCTCGTTCTAAGCTTCGGGGTTTGGTGCATCCATAGGATTCTTGAACTTTCCCTCATGGAAAGCAGACCTGAGCTATGGGGTAAATACACCTATGTACTAAATCGTCTTCAG GGGATTATTGATCCAGCTTTTTCAAAGCCTCGTTCCCCAATGACGCCCTGCTTCTGCCTTCAGTTTCCAGAGGGCTACCAGCAAAAGTCAAGCCCATCTGTTTCAAATGGCAGCTTGCCACCCCCTTCAAAATTAGGACGAGGAAAATTCACAACTGCAGCAATGCTTCTAGACATGGTTAAAGACGTTGAACTTGCTATATCTTGCCGCAAGGGGCGAACAGGCACTGCAGCGGGCGATGTTGCCTTTCCTAAAGGCAAAGAAAACTTGGCGTCTGTTCTGAAAAGATACAAGCGGCGGTTGTCAAATAAACCTGTTGGGGAGAAGGCAGAAGCCGGACAAGGATTGCGGAAGGTAGCTGGTTTATCATCTCCATTATCATCTCCTCAGGGGTTGTAG
- the LOC125217710 gene encoding 17.8 kDa class I heat shock protein-like gives MSLIPSFFGRRSSNVFDPFSLDVWDPFEGFPLSTNFPSSARETSAVANARIDWKETPEAHLFKVDVPGLKKEEVKVEVEDGGILQISGERSKEQEEENDKWHRVERSSGKFCRRFRLPENAKLEQVKAAMENGVLTVTVPKEEVKKPEVKAIDISG, from the coding sequence ATGTCTCTGATTCCGAGCTTCTTCGGCCGCCGCAGCAGCAACGTGTTCGACCCATTTTCCCTGGATGTATGGGATCCCTTCGAGGGCTTTCCTCTCTCCACCAACTTCCCCTCCTCTGCCCGTGAAACCAGCGCGGTGGCCAACGCCCGCATCGACTGGAAAGAGACGCCGGAGGCCCATCTCTTCAAAGTTGATGTTCCCGGATTGAAGAAAGAGGAAGTTAAGGTTGAGGTTGAGGATGGTGGCATTCTGCAAATCAGTGGAGAGAGAAGCAAGGAGCAGGAAGAGGAGAACGACAAGTGGCACCGTGTGGAGAGGAGCAGTGGCAAGTTCTGCCGTCGCTTCAGGCTGCCGGAGAATGCCAAGCTGGAGCAGGTGAAGGCGGCGATGGAAAATGGAGTGCTCACGGTGACGGTGCCCAAGGAGGAAGTCAAGAAACCGGAAGTTAAGGCTATTGATATTTCTGGTTAA